The Rhizobium etli 8C-3 genome has a segment encoding these proteins:
- the pbpC gene encoding penicillin-binding protein 1C, giving the protein MRLWRKLTIGTAAGFILAGAVLFALDTADRAFPPPLDKTGAVSAEVLDADGQLLRAFATPEGRWRLKTTVADVDPQFMRMLIAYEDRRFYEHRGIDPLAIGRAGLQLVTNGRIVSGASTLSMQVARLIEPRAGRSLSAKILQVTRAIQIERRLSKEEILDLYLTYAPYGGNLEGVRAASLAYFGKEPKRLTVAQAALLVALPQLPERRRPDRNLAAAEAARKRVLNRAAVAEVIGEGEAERAEATLVPATRMQLPALAAHLAEAALGSKPSQREHRTTLKKQIQAGLEATAKSAAMKLPAKLSLAIVMADARTGEIVGEVGSADYFDASRSGWIDMTRVSRSPGSTLKPFIYGLAFEQGLVSQETIIEDRPADFFGYRPRNFDMSYQGDVTVREALQLSLNVPAVRLLDAVNPARLLVRFRRAGVRPILPPNEAPGLAIGLGGVGITLKDLVQLYAALANRGEPVRIGDGVTAVPGKIDGEPLLEPVAVWNVSDILSSVIPPAGAPQRGIAYKTGTSYGYRDAWSVGYDGRYVLGVWVGRPDNGAVPGSTGYGTAAPILFEAFAKSNIATTPLPRPPSGAMRIAQADLPVSQRRFSTDASGLLSTSSREQAPQIVYPPEGAHVDLGARSGDLSPLILKLQGGRAPFRWLANGKPLPDLSRRRTNQWMPDGGGYSKLTVIDAIGRAASVGVFID; this is encoded by the coding sequence ATGCGGCTCTGGCGCAAGCTCACGATTGGTACTGCGGCCGGTTTCATTCTTGCCGGCGCGGTTCTTTTTGCGCTGGACACTGCCGATAGGGCCTTTCCGCCGCCGCTCGATAAGACCGGTGCGGTGTCGGCCGAAGTGCTTGATGCCGATGGTCAGTTGCTGCGCGCCTTTGCGACGCCGGAAGGGCGTTGGCGTCTGAAAACCACGGTCGCGGACGTTGACCCGCAATTCATGCGCATGCTGATTGCCTATGAGGACCGGCGCTTCTACGAGCATCGGGGCATCGATCCGCTGGCAATCGGGCGCGCAGGCCTGCAACTGGTCACCAACGGTCGCATCGTATCGGGTGCCTCGACACTTTCCATGCAGGTGGCGCGGCTGATCGAACCGCGCGCCGGACGTTCGCTTTCGGCGAAAATCCTCCAGGTGACGCGCGCCATTCAGATCGAGCGGCGGCTTTCGAAGGAAGAGATACTCGATCTTTATCTGACATATGCACCCTATGGCGGCAATCTGGAAGGCGTGCGGGCCGCAAGCCTTGCCTATTTCGGCAAGGAGCCGAAGCGGCTGACAGTTGCACAGGCTGCCCTTCTCGTTGCCCTTCCCCAGCTTCCTGAACGACGACGCCCCGACAGGAACCTGGCGGCAGCGGAAGCCGCACGAAAACGCGTTTTGAATCGCGCTGCCGTGGCCGAAGTCATCGGCGAGGGTGAGGCCGAGCGCGCCGAGGCGACACTCGTTCCGGCAACGCGCATGCAGCTTCCGGCCCTTGCCGCGCATCTTGCTGAAGCAGCGCTTGGCAGCAAGCCGAGCCAGCGCGAACATCGCACGACGCTGAAAAAGCAGATACAGGCAGGGCTTGAAGCGACGGCGAAAAGTGCCGCGATGAAACTTCCTGCGAAACTTTCGCTCGCAATCGTGATGGCCGATGCGCGCACCGGCGAAATCGTCGGCGAAGTGGGCTCGGCGGACTACTTCGACGCGAGCCGTTCCGGCTGGATCGACATGACGCGTGTCAGCCGCTCGCCCGGCTCGACCCTGAAACCCTTCATCTATGGTCTTGCCTTCGAACAGGGACTGGTCAGCCAGGAAACGATCATCGAGGACCGGCCTGCCGATTTCTTCGGTTACCGGCCGCGTAATTTCGACATGAGTTATCAAGGCGACGTGACGGTCCGCGAGGCATTGCAGCTTTCCTTGAATGTGCCGGCCGTCCGGCTGCTTGACGCCGTCAATCCGGCGCGGCTCTTGGTCCGCTTCCGCCGGGCCGGCGTTCGCCCCATCCTGCCGCCGAACGAAGCGCCGGGACTGGCGATTGGTCTCGGCGGCGTAGGCATCACGTTGAAAGACCTCGTGCAGCTTTATGCGGCGCTTGCCAACAGGGGTGAGCCGGTTCGCATCGGCGACGGCGTAACTGCCGTGCCCGGCAAGATAGACGGCGAGCCCTTGCTGGAGCCGGTCGCCGTTTGGAATGTTTCGGATATACTTTCCAGCGTCATTCCACCGGCAGGCGCCCCGCAACGCGGCATCGCCTACAAGACGGGGACCAGCTACGGCTATCGCGACGCCTGGTCAGTCGGCTACGACGGGCGGTATGTGCTCGGTGTCTGGGTGGGAAGGCCCGACAATGGCGCGGTGCCGGGATCGACCGGTTACGGCACGGCAGCCCCCATCCTGTTTGAGGCTTTTGCAAAATCGAACATTGCAACCACACCTTTGCCGCGCCCGCCCTCTGGCGCCATGCGCATCGCCCAGGCGGATCTGCCGGTGAGCCAGCGGCGTTTCTCGACAGATGCCAGCGGACTGCTTTCCACCTCCAGCCGAGAGCAGGCGCCACAGATCGTCTATCCGCCGGAGGGCGCGCATGTCGATCTCGGCGCAAGAAGCGGTGATCTTTCGCCATTGATATTGAAACTGCAGGGCGGCCGGGCGCCGTTCCGCTGGCTTGCAAACGGCAAGCCGCTACCCGATCTTTCTCGCCGCCGCACCAATCAATGGATGCCGGATGGTGGCGGCTACTCGAAACTGACGGTGATCGATGCGATCGGCCGTGCGGCAAGCGTCGGTGTCTTCATCGACTAA
- a CDS encoding alpha-2-macroglobulin family protein produces MSVRSFFASAVIAVSAIAASLPATAAETKRDIQTIKDADFFGFDLRTEQNVSLEQCKTSCIGDKSCKAFTYNPKVKWCFLKSDFKTMNAFPGAIAGRVVETTAGPRERDIGAPPRLSFLSEDIIQQARDFKANLALTDAQPGQTVDSLTATARLDLTANNLAGAIDAFHHALALAPDDADLWLETARAANSLGGTDSQAFGQALVDGLNGYQLTRTASKRAEALAVLATSLAKNSNFRAALNAYKASLALASSREVQAAYLKLKSEQGFRITEHNVDADSATPRACVTFSEPLVKSLDYAPFVTLNGQVPKALEAKDKQICVEGLGHGETYKISLRTGLPSSVDEVLDVPVSLDVYVKDRSQMVRFTGDGFVLPSTARRGVPLVSVNIETANLKLYRIGDRGIAPLLTTSQFLTQLDGYSAQRIQDESGELVWQGSIEIANALNKDVVTSFPVDEVLPKRQPGIYVLTASPADKPENEWDSKATQWFVVSDIGVTTYAGADGLNVFTRSLASAKPIAGVELQLLAKNNEVLGTATTDESGRATFTAGLLRGTAALTPAVLAARSGASDYVFVDMTRAGFDLSDRGVTGRASPGAIDVMTWTERGIYRVGEIVHATALARDTDGKAIEKLPLTFIFMRPDGVEDRRIIRQSSDVGGYLIDLPIQENAMRGSWTMNVHTDPKAPPIGTRTFLVDDFVPDRTELDLKTEAQVIGPDTPATIKISGKYLYGAPAAGLTLEGDVVINPTRESQSFPGYFFGLSDEEANEESRQAIEGLPELDENGQATTDLAIGDLPATTQLLNATIHVRMQETGGRALERSLVIPVKNQGPVIGIKPEFSDDIAENSIASFNVIGVSADGQKQEMKGLRWTLSLLEREYQWYREGTAWKYETAFNARQVASGTTDTGLDGGKIASQVGWGRYRLEVESPENDGPVSSVEFDAGWMVEAVSSETPDGLEIALDKASYRTGETAKLKISSRYGGELMVTAGTEDLIAVQNATIGETGGEVEIPVTAEWGAGAYVTAALFRPGDAQDSHMPMRSIGIKWLKVDPEQRALQVTVNAPEKMLPRAPLNISLAVSGAGATEDAYVTVAAVDVGILNLTRYEAPDPEDWYFGQRQLGLEIRDLYGRLIDASLGTTGKLRTGGDGGTVALQASPPTQKLVAFFKGPVKLDAEGRANVRFDIPQFNGTARLMAVAWSKDGVGHGVKDIVIRDPVVVTASLPKFLAPGDTAQLRLDIANTDAPAGDFRLQLMGNEAVGIEGAAASRTIHLDAGEKSDFTLSVIGKQPGNGLVSINLSDASGLSLDQTVDIPVRPSSLPVTERRVIALKPGAKLRVDQELLANSVLPGASVSVNVTRSAAFDIPALLMSLDRYPFGCAEQTTSRALPLLYLSDLAKQNGLEGDADVTKRVQDAIYRVLSYQASAGSFGLWGPDSGDLWLDSYVTDFLTRAREENYDVPDRALVQALENLQNALSYDVDVKTQGDQIAYAIYVLARNRKASISDLRYYADTMINDFPTPLAKAHVAAALALYGDATRSKNIFVDALQMTEDSIVQRVNLSRTDYGSILRDGAAILALAAESRPVPPVIPELAKAVGREWDRSKWTSTQEQAWTLLAARAIQSGDDSLKVDVNGALHTGAYMAKMSGDALMNNPLTLTSAMAEPVSAVVTTVAAPVTPLPAGGNGFAIERTYYTLDGEPANVSEAQQNERYVVVLHVTETNAWPSRVVVTDLLPAGLQIDNPSLVDSAQLTNFDWIGEQTAAHTEFRNDRFVAAFNRTTDDNREINVAYIVRAVTPGAYDHPAATVEDMYRPEYSARTATGKMEVVAAR; encoded by the coding sequence ATGTCTGTACGCTCGTTTTTTGCATCTGCCGTCATTGCCGTTTCAGCCATCGCGGCCAGCCTTCCCGCGACAGCTGCGGAGACGAAGCGAGATATCCAGACGATCAAGGACGCTGACTTCTTCGGCTTTGACCTGCGGACCGAACAGAACGTTTCGCTCGAACAATGCAAGACCTCGTGCATTGGTGACAAGAGCTGCAAGGCTTTCACCTATAACCCCAAGGTGAAATGGTGTTTCCTGAAGTCCGACTTCAAGACGATGAACGCATTTCCGGGCGCCATCGCCGGTCGGGTCGTCGAAACGACGGCGGGACCGCGCGAGCGCGATATCGGTGCGCCCCCTCGCCTCAGCTTTCTGTCGGAAGACATCATCCAGCAAGCGCGCGACTTCAAGGCCAATCTGGCGCTCACCGACGCTCAACCGGGCCAGACCGTCGACAGCCTGACAGCAACGGCGCGCCTTGATCTTACCGCCAACAACCTCGCAGGTGCGATCGACGCTTTTCATCATGCGCTGGCGCTGGCGCCCGACGATGCCGATCTCTGGCTGGAGACGGCTCGCGCCGCAAATTCGCTCGGCGGTACTGACAGCCAGGCCTTCGGCCAGGCACTGGTCGATGGGTTGAACGGCTACCAACTGACGCGCACAGCCTCAAAGCGGGCCGAGGCTCTTGCCGTGCTTGCGACCTCGCTCGCCAAGAATTCGAATTTCCGCGCGGCCCTCAACGCCTATAAGGCAAGCCTTGCGCTGGCAAGTTCCAGGGAAGTGCAGGCAGCTTATCTAAAGCTCAAATCGGAACAGGGCTTCCGTATCACCGAACACAATGTCGATGCAGACAGCGCGACGCCTCGTGCCTGCGTGACGTTCTCTGAACCCCTCGTCAAGTCGCTCGACTATGCACCGTTTGTAACGCTGAACGGACAAGTCCCCAAGGCGCTCGAGGCCAAGGACAAGCAGATCTGCGTCGAGGGCCTGGGTCACGGCGAAACCTACAAGATCAGCTTGCGCACCGGCCTTCCCTCTTCCGTCGACGAAGTCCTGGACGTACCCGTCAGCCTCGATGTCTACGTCAAGGACCGCTCTCAGATGGTGCGCTTTACCGGCGATGGCTTCGTGCTGCCTTCGACGGCCCGCCGCGGCGTTCCGCTCGTCAGCGTCAATATCGAAACTGCCAACCTCAAGCTCTACCGCATTGGCGATCGCGGTATTGCTCCGCTCCTCACCACTTCGCAGTTCCTGACGCAGCTCGACGGTTATAGCGCGCAGCGCATTCAGGATGAAAGCGGTGAACTCGTGTGGCAGGGTTCAATCGAGATCGCCAACGCTCTGAACAAAGATGTCGTCACCAGCTTCCCCGTCGATGAAGTCCTGCCCAAGCGCCAGCCGGGCATCTATGTTCTGACCGCCTCGCCTGCCGACAAGCCGGAAAACGAGTGGGATTCCAAAGCGACACAATGGTTCGTCGTTTCCGATATCGGCGTTACAACCTATGCCGGAGCCGACGGGCTCAACGTCTTTACGCGCTCGCTCGCTTCCGCCAAGCCGATCGCCGGTGTCGAACTGCAACTGCTTGCCAAAAACAACGAGGTTCTGGGCACCGCGACGACGGATGAAAGCGGCCGAGCCACCTTCACTGCCGGGCTGCTGCGCGGCACCGCAGCACTCACGCCAGCCGTCCTGGCTGCCCGGAGCGGGGCGTCCGACTACGTCTTCGTCGACATGACTCGTGCAGGCTTCGACTTGTCCGATCGCGGCGTCACGGGACGAGCCTCACCCGGGGCTATCGATGTCATGACCTGGACCGAGCGCGGGATCTATCGGGTGGGCGAAATCGTCCATGCCACTGCCCTTGCCCGCGATACGGATGGCAAGGCGATCGAGAAGCTGCCGCTGACCTTCATCTTCATGCGTCCAGATGGCGTCGAAGACCGGCGCATCATTCGGCAAAGCAGCGACGTCGGCGGCTACCTGATCGATCTGCCGATTCAGGAAAATGCCATGCGCGGCAGCTGGACGATGAACGTCCATACCGACCCCAAGGCCCCCCCGATCGGCACCAGAACGTTCCTCGTCGATGATTTCGTTCCCGATCGCACCGAGCTGGATCTGAAGACCGAAGCCCAGGTAATCGGTCCCGATACGCCGGCAACGATTAAAATCAGCGGTAAATATCTTTACGGCGCGCCGGCAGCCGGCCTGACGCTCGAAGGCGATGTCGTCATCAACCCGACGCGCGAAAGCCAAAGCTTCCCGGGTTACTTCTTCGGTCTTTCTGACGAGGAGGCGAACGAAGAAAGCCGCCAGGCGATCGAAGGCCTGCCGGAACTGGACGAGAACGGCCAAGCAACGACCGATCTTGCGATCGGCGATCTTCCGGCAACCACGCAGTTGTTGAACGCGACGATCCATGTCCGCATGCAGGAAACGGGCGGCCGGGCGCTTGAGCGCTCGCTCGTGATCCCGGTCAAGAACCAGGGGCCGGTAATCGGCATCAAGCCTGAATTTTCAGATGATATTGCCGAGAACTCGATCGCAAGCTTCAACGTGATCGGCGTCTCGGCCGACGGCCAGAAGCAGGAAATGAAGGGGCTTCGCTGGACGCTTTCACTCCTTGAGCGCGAATACCAATGGTATCGGGAAGGCACGGCGTGGAAATACGAAACCGCCTTCAATGCCCGCCAGGTTGCCAGCGGCACGACTGATACCGGATTGGATGGCGGCAAGATCGCATCGCAGGTCGGCTGGGGCCGCTACCGACTTGAAGTCGAAAGCCCCGAGAACGATGGCCCGGTATCAAGTGTTGAATTCGATGCCGGATGGATGGTGGAGGCTGTCTCGAGCGAAACGCCAGACGGCCTTGAAATCGCACTCGACAAAGCGAGCTACAGGACAGGCGAGACGGCGAAGCTCAAGATTTCTTCGCGTTATGGCGGCGAGTTGATGGTGACGGCCGGAACGGAAGACCTCATCGCCGTACAAAATGCCACGATTGGCGAGACTGGCGGCGAAGTGGAGATCCCAGTCACCGCCGAATGGGGCGCTGGCGCCTATGTGACCGCAGCTCTCTTCCGTCCGGGCGACGCACAGGACAGCCATATGCCGATGCGCTCGATCGGCATCAAATGGCTGAAGGTCGATCCCGAGCAGCGCGCACTGCAGGTAACAGTCAATGCACCGGAAAAAATGCTGCCGCGCGCTCCGTTGAACATCAGCCTTGCGGTATCGGGTGCTGGAGCCACTGAGGATGCTTATGTCACGGTTGCGGCCGTCGATGTCGGCATCCTCAACCTGACACGTTACGAGGCGCCCGATCCCGAGGACTGGTATTTCGGCCAGCGCCAGCTCGGTCTTGAAATCCGGGATCTCTATGGCCGCCTGATTGACGCTTCTCTCGGCACGACAGGCAAGCTTAGAACCGGTGGCGATGGTGGCACGGTGGCGCTGCAGGCCAGCCCGCCGACGCAAAAACTCGTCGCCTTCTTCAAAGGTCCGGTGAAGCTTGACGCCGAAGGACGGGCGAATGTCCGCTTCGACATTCCGCAATTCAACGGCACGGCGCGTCTCATGGCCGTTGCCTGGTCCAAGGACGGGGTCGGCCACGGCGTCAAGGATATCGTCATCCGCGATCCGGTGGTCGTCACCGCCAGCCTGCCGAAATTCCTGGCGCCCGGCGACACGGCGCAACTGCGCCTCGATATCGCCAATACCGATGCGCCCGCCGGCGATTTCAGACTGCAGCTGATGGGCAACGAAGCCGTCGGCATCGAGGGGGCCGCAGCTTCCCGGACAATCCATCTGGATGCCGGTGAAAAATCCGATTTCACGCTGTCGGTGATCGGCAAGCAGCCCGGCAACGGCCTTGTTTCGATCAATCTGTCGGATGCATCTGGACTGTCGCTTGATCAGACAGTCGACATACCGGTCCGCCCATCGTCCCTGCCCGTGACCGAAAGGCGCGTCATCGCCTTAAAACCGGGGGCGAAACTGAGGGTCGACCAGGAACTTCTGGCCAACAGCGTTTTGCCGGGCGCCTCGGTCAGCGTCAACGTCACGCGTTCGGCCGCCTTCGACATTCCCGCACTGCTGATGTCGCTCGACCGTTATCCTTTCGGCTGCGCCGAACAGACGACGAGCCGCGCGCTGCCGCTTCTTTATCTCAGCGATCTTGCAAAACAAAACGGGCTCGAAGGCGATGCCGACGTCACGAAGCGTGTCCAGGACGCGATCTATCGTGTGCTGTCCTATCAGGCATCGGCGGGCAGCTTCGGCCTTTGGGGACCCGATTCAGGCGATCTTTGGCTCGACTCCTATGTCACTGATTTCCTGACGCGGGCGCGTGAAGAGAACTACGACGTGCCTGACCGCGCGCTGGTCCAAGCGCTCGAGAACCTGCAGAACGCGCTGAGCTACGACGTTGACGTCAAGACGCAGGGCGATCAAATTGCCTATGCAATCTATGTTCTTGCCCGCAACAGGAAAGCCTCGATCAGCGATCTGCGCTACTACGCCGATACGATGATCAACGACTTCCCGACGCCGCTTGCCAAAGCTCACGTCGCCGCGGCTTTGGCACTTTACGGAGATGCGACGCGGTCGAAGAATATCTTCGTCGACGCTTTGCAGATGACCGAGGATTCCATCGTTCAGCGCGTCAATCTTTCGCGCACCGATTACGGCTCTATTCTGCGCGACGGTGCGGCCATCCTGGCACTTGCGGCCGAAAGCCGCCCCGTCCCGCCAGTCATACCGGAACTGGCAAAAGCTGTTGGCCGCGAATGGGACCGCAGCAAGTGGACGAGCACCCAGGAACAGGCCTGGACGCTGCTTGCTGCGCGCGCGATCCAGAGCGGCGATGATTCGCTGAAGGTGGACGTCAACGGCGCGCTACATACAGGTGCCTATATGGCGAAGATGAGCGGCGACGCGCTGATGAACAATCCCCTGACGCTGACGAGCGCCATGGCCGAGCCGGTGTCGGCGGTCGTCACGACAGTTGCAGCACCCGTCACGCCGCTGCCTGCAGGAGGCAACGGCTTTGCTATCGAGCGCACCTATTACACGTTGGATGGCGAGCCGGCAAATGTCAGTGAGGCGCAGCAGAACGAGCGTTACGTGGTAGTGCTGCACGTCACCGAAACCAACGCCTGGCCGTCGCGCGTTGTCGTGACCGATCTGCTGCCAGCCGGCCTCCAGATCGATAATCCGAGCTTGGTCGACAGTGCTCAGCTCACCAATTTCGACTGGATCGGCGAACAGACGGCGGCACACACTGAATTCCGCAACGATCGCTTTGTTGCCGCCTTCAATCGGACCACCGACGACAACCGGGAAATCAATGTCGCCTATATCGTGCGGGCCGTCACCCCGGGCGCTTATGACCATCCGGCGGCGACCGTTGAAGATATGTACCGTCCCGAGTATTCGGCTCGCACGGCGACCGGCAAGATGGAGGTTGTCGCAGCAAGATAA
- a CDS encoding response regulator, translating to MNQKVLIVEDEFLIALDLEATVHAMGMEVTGLATNKEQALRLAPTADVAFVDVNLSDGATGPEIGRRLAQDHGIAVVFMTGNPDMVAGGIEGTLGVVKKPVKPSVVEQSLRYAVARRNGALAAVPSQMLVFA from the coding sequence ATGAACCAAAAAGTATTGATCGTGGAGGACGAGTTCTTGATCGCCCTCGATCTTGAAGCAACCGTTCACGCCATGGGCATGGAAGTGACAGGGCTTGCCACAAACAAGGAACAGGCGTTGCGTCTTGCGCCGACGGCGGACGTCGCTTTTGTCGACGTCAACCTGTCGGATGGTGCGACCGGACCGGAAATCGGCCGCCGACTGGCGCAAGACCACGGTATTGCCGTCGTCTTTATGACCGGCAATCCGGACATGGTGGCAGGAGGCATCGAGGGGACGCTCGGCGTCGTCAAAAAGCCGGTCAAGCCGTCTGTCGTCGAGCAGTCGCTGAGATATGCCGTCGCACGCCGCAATGGCGCGCTCGCTGCCGTTCCGTCGCAGATGCTGGTCTTTGCCTGA
- a CDS encoding TetR/AcrR family transcriptional regulator codes for MSKTSRRIIYREMKNFAPSEKKLDEPTQRGQFKKRASILEAAADVFCRQGFAGASIDEIAAEANVSRQTIYNHYCEKETLFIAVVDDVLKRANSMIFSMLATFPINADNLEEDLVAFAIRINKNCICNQDGKFLRRLVQNEGERYPHLFETWRQQGPGRIVSALGALFARLSASGALTIEDFDVAARQFLALANADLQVMMLFGQTPSDEQIESAARNAVTTFLRAYGAGVSAGRLAPASG; via the coding sequence TTGTCTAAAACGTCAAGGCGCATTATCTATAGAGAGATGAAGAATTTCGCGCCATCCGAAAAGAAATTGGACGAGCCGACCCAGCGCGGCCAGTTCAAGAAGCGCGCTTCCATCCTTGAAGCAGCCGCGGACGTGTTTTGCCGCCAGGGCTTCGCAGGAGCAAGCATCGACGAGATTGCGGCAGAGGCCAATGTCTCGCGCCAAACGATCTATAATCACTATTGCGAGAAAGAGACCTTGTTCATCGCCGTCGTGGACGACGTGCTGAAGCGCGCCAATTCGATGATTTTTTCGATGCTGGCAACATTTCCGATCAATGCCGACAATTTGGAAGAAGACCTTGTCGCCTTCGCGATCCGGATCAACAAGAATTGCATTTGCAACCAGGACGGAAAGTTCCTGCGCCGTCTCGTCCAGAACGAAGGTGAGCGCTATCCGCATCTCTTCGAGACTTGGCGTCAGCAAGGCCCCGGCAGGATCGTTTCGGCGCTCGGCGCCTTATTTGCGCGGTTGAGCGCCAGCGGTGCGCTGACGATCGAAGATTTCGATGTGGCGGCACGCCAATTCCTTGCTCTCGCGAATGCGGATCTGCAGGTCATGATGCTGTTCGGGCAAACGCCGAGCGATGAGCAGATTGAAAGTGCCGCCCGCAATGCGGTCACGACGTTCCTTCGCGCCTACGGTGCGGGTGTGAGCGCCGGGCGGCTTGCGCCCGCCAGCGGCTGA
- a CDS encoding multidrug effflux MFS transporter: protein MTASFFRIAIILGLLSAIGPFAIDMYLPALPSIGADLGSNNNVTQLSLLSFFISFALAQLLYGPLSDMWGRKLPLYLGIGIFTLASIGCALAQDIETLIAFRFIQGIGGAAGMVIPRAVVRDMHTGVQAARLMSLLMLVFSISPILAPLAGSAVIEFYGWRGVFWAVMVAAVVGLVLLATQLDETRPTKDRKGSSLGSAMSAYGLLLRDRNFLTLTTIGGLGISSFLVYLANSPFVLIQHYGLTPTQYSFAFSVNAVSFFAVSQATGWLGERFGLARVMRSAVTFYCLVMVVMAVVMAAGINELAVMAVLLFIGYGFLGLVIPTSAVLALEDHGQIAGTASSLMGTLHFVIAAVAMVVSSLFADGTAVPMAAGIAACALLAFVLTQATLGRRAAAAPAE, encoded by the coding sequence ATGACCGCTTCATTCTTTCGCATTGCGATCATTCTCGGGCTGCTATCAGCCATAGGTCCCTTTGCTATCGACATGTACCTTCCCGCGCTGCCTTCGATCGGCGCCGATCTCGGTTCTAATAATAACGTTACCCAGTTGAGCCTTCTGTCGTTCTTCATTTCTTTTGCACTGGCCCAGTTGCTTTACGGTCCGCTGTCCGACATGTGGGGCCGCAAGCTGCCACTTTACCTGGGCATCGGCATCTTCACCCTTGCCAGCATCGGCTGCGCGCTGGCGCAAGACATAGAAACGCTGATCGCCTTCCGTTTTATCCAGGGCATCGGCGGGGCGGCCGGCATGGTCATACCACGCGCTGTTGTTCGTGACATGCACACTGGCGTTCAGGCAGCCCGTCTCATGTCGCTACTCATGCTCGTCTTTTCAATTTCCCCCATCCTTGCTCCGCTGGCCGGCAGCGCGGTCATCGAGTTCTACGGCTGGCGGGGTGTCTTCTGGGCGGTGATGGTCGCGGCCGTCGTCGGGCTCGTGCTGCTTGCCACACAGCTTGACGAGACTCGCCCGACGAAGGATCGTAAGGGCAGCAGCCTCGGCAGCGCGATGTCTGCCTATGGATTGCTTTTGCGCGACAGGAATTTCCTGACGCTCACCACCATCGGTGGTCTCGGGATCTCAAGCTTCCTCGTCTACCTCGCCAACTCGCCCTTCGTTCTGATCCAGCACTACGGCCTGACCCCGACGCAGTACAGCTTCGCCTTTTCCGTCAATGCCGTGTCCTTCTTCGCCGTTTCGCAGGCGACCGGATGGCTCGGAGAGCGTTTCGGCCTCGCTCGCGTCATGCGCTCAGCTGTCACCTTCTATTGCCTCGTCATGGTCGTGATGGCCGTCGTAATGGCGGCGGGCATCAACGAGCTTGCGGTCATGGCCGTCTTGCTTTTCATCGGATATGGCTTTCTCGGCCTTGTCATCCCAACGAGCGCGGTTCTTGCTCTGGAGGATCATGGTCAGATCGCAGGTACGGCCTCGTCATTGATGGGAACATTGCACTTCGTCATTGCGGCTGTCGCGATGGTGGTGTCTAGCCTGTTTGCCGACGGGACGGCCGTTCCGATGGCCGCAGGCATTGCGGCCTGCGCGCTGCTTGCATTCGTCCTTACTCAAGCAACGCTCGGCCGCCGCGCCGCCGCAGCGCCGGCTGAATGA
- a CDS encoding substrate-binding domain-containing protein, protein MKGIRQLAKHLDISIGTVSRALNDKPDVNEETRKRVLAAAEELGYVPNQSGRSLRQGTTNVIGLMIESSKETVENSDNFFLGLTGGLQSVLARHKLDLVMLPCPSDEDPYEYLKRMVARRVVDAMILSATQRIDRRIDLLVKAKIPFVALGRSSSGGNYTWIDLDFEGVAASAVDRLVAKGHRRIAIAAPSSDINLGYVFVDAYQKSLERHGIPYDPKLVIRVKSSEQGGYQAGHELLLLDNKPTAIILIYELMAIGLYRRLVEAGVVPGRDLAVIGFREEPRAKFLQPALTCFRMSLRDLGVELAETLLATMPAYAKFYPKGARNTIWPLELVPGESDAFLLNS, encoded by the coding sequence ATGAAGGGAATCCGTCAGCTTGCCAAGCATCTCGACATTTCGATTGGGACGGTTTCCCGCGCGCTGAACGACAAGCCGGACGTCAACGAGGAAACGCGCAAGCGCGTGCTGGCGGCTGCCGAAGAGCTCGGCTACGTGCCAAATCAATCCGGCCGGAGCCTGAGGCAGGGCACGACCAACGTCATCGGATTGATGATCGAATCAAGCAAAGAAACGGTCGAAAATAGCGACAACTTTTTTCTCGGCCTCACCGGCGGTCTGCAGAGCGTGCTTGCACGCCACAAGCTCGACCTCGTAATGCTGCCCTGCCCCAGCGACGAAGATCCCTACGAATATCTGAAGCGCATGGTGGCGCGGCGCGTCGTCGACGCGATGATTCTTTCAGCGACGCAGCGGATCGATAGGCGCATCGATCTTCTGGTGAAAGCCAAGATCCCTTTCGTCGCGCTCGGACGAAGTTCATCGGGCGGCAACTACACCTGGATAGATCTCGATTTCGAAGGCGTAGCTGCATCGGCCGTCGACCGGCTGGTGGCCAAGGGACATCGCAGGATCGCGATCGCAGCACCCTCGAGCGACATCAATCTCGGCTATGTCTTCGTCGATGCCTACCAAAAGTCGCTTGAGCGCCACGGCATCCCCTACGACCCGAAGCTCGTCATCCGCGTCAAATCGAGCGAACAAGGTGGCTATCAGGCCGGACACGAATTGCTGCTGCTGGACAACAAGCCGACAGCCATCATCCTGATCTACGAACTGATGGCGATTGGTCTTTACAGACGCCTTGTCGAGGCAGGCGTCGTTCCGGGGCGCGATTTGGCAGTGATCGGCTTCCGCGAAGAGCCGCGCGCTAAATTCCTGCAACCTGCCCTCACCTGTTTTCGCATGTCGCTGCGCGATCTCGGTGTCGAACTGGCCGAAACGCTGCTTGCGACCATGCCCGCTTATGCGAAATTTTATCCCAAGGGCGCGCGCAACACGATCTGGCCGCTGGAACTGGTGCCAGGCGAAAGCGACGCCTTTTTACTCAATTCGTGA